ACCTGATTCTACAGGTGCGCCCCGACGTCCTGGTCAAGGGCGGTGACTGGCCCGTGGAGCGCATCGTCGGCGCCGCCGAGGTGCTGGGCTGGGGCGGCCAGGTCCATTCCATCCCCTTTCTTCATAGCCGTTCCACCACCGCCCTGCTCGCGCGCATCCGCGCCCGTAGCTGAGTCCAGCACGCTTACTGGTGGGTGTCCCTGGCGACATAGCTTGCATGCTTGATAACGAGCCGCCCGAAAGAGGCGGCCGGCCTCTCTACCCACCAAGGAGGACACTCGACAGATGAAAGCCTGGGGCCGGTCCCGCCTGCCCGGGCTAGGTTTTCCCAACACCCGATTGAGCCTTGAACGGACCCTCGCGGCCAGCCAGACGACCCCTTGCTCGAGTGGAAAGTGCTTCCCGCGCAGACCTTCAGTGGCAATATCATTCTCAGCCCGCCGCGGGAGACAGCCGAAAGAAGCGACAGCGTCCTTGACGCAACACGCTGCGAGCAAATTGCGTGGTCACAGCCAGGTTATCTCGTGATCTATTCCGACGCCCTCTCGGCAGCAAGCCATGTCCATGGCTCAGCCCTAGGCGAGGCTGTGCGTGCCGAGGCAATCGCCAGAGCCAAGATCCAGCAACCCCTTCACCGCCTGGAGCAGCTTACCCAGGGTCTTGCTGGGCGAACGCTAGAGGAAGACATCCGACTGGCCGTGGTGCGCCTGCCTTGAGCAACGCTTCGCCCTGATCGGTCTAGCAAAGCCCAGGCCGCCTGAGGTTGGGAAGCCACTGGGGGAGCGGCTTTAGCCGCGATTTCTCCCGGGCCACACCGCCTTCGGTGCTACCATTTTCGATTTCCAGCGAGAGCCCCATGCTGCCCGCCGCCTTCACCGCTCGGCTTACCCGTCTCCTCGACCGCGAGCGCTTCCTTACCAGCGCCGCCGACTGTATGGCCTATGCCTACGACAACAGTCGCAAGCTGGGCGTGCCAGAGGCGGTGGCCTTTCCCTACACCACAGAAGAGGTACGCGCCATCGTCGCCGCCTGCCACGACCACGGCGTGGCCCTCACCCCGCGCGGGCGCGGCACCGGCACCGCTGGCGGCAGCGTGCCGGAAAACGGTGGCCTGGTACTCTCCTTGGAGCGCATGCACCGTATCCTCGCCGTGGATCCCGCCAACCGCATCATGGTGGTGGAACCGGGTGTGCTCAACCAACAAGTGCAGGACGCCGCGCGTGTTCATGGCTTCTTCTGGCCACCCGATCCTTCCAGCGCCGCTTACTGCACGGTTGGCGGCAATCTCGCCACCTGTGCCGCCGGCCCCCACGCGGTGAAATACGGGGTGACGCGCGACCACGTGCTCGCGCTCACCGCCGTCACAGGCAAGGGCGAGATCATCCACACCGGCACCTACACAACCAAGGGCGTGGTGGGCTATGACCTCACGCGTCTGATCGTCGGCTCGGAGGGCACGCTGGCAGTGATCACGGAGGCCGTACTCAAGCTCACGCCTCTGCCCGAGGCTGTCGCCGGCGTGACCGCCCACTTTCGCGATCTCACCGCCTGCGCGCGCGCCATCACACGCATCATGGCCCAGCCGCACGTGCCCAGCGCGCTGGAATTTCTCGATGCAGGTGCGCTTAATCTCATCCGCGCCCATTATCCAGGACTGGTGCCGGCGGACACCCACGCCATGCTCATGATCGAGGTGGATGGCAGCGCAAGCGAGATTCAGACCGCCCAGGCAGCCATCCTCGCCGCCTGCGCCGACCCCGAGCTGATCCAGGCGCAGCCGGTCGCAGACACGGTCAGTTTGTGGGCAGCACGCAAAGCCCTTTCGCCCTTGCTGCGCGACATCGCCCCCAAGAAGATCAACGAGGACGTTGCGGTGCCCGTTTCGTTTCTCCCGGAGTTCCTCGCGGGCGTGGTGGCACTGGCGCGGGAACACCGTGTCGCCAATGTCAATTTCGGTCACGCCGGCAATGGCAACATCCACGTCAATCTATTGGTGAATCCAGACGACGAAGCAGAGTTGGCGCGGGCCATGACCTGCCTGGATCGCATTTTCGAGCTGGTGATACGCCTGCGTGGCACCCTCTCGGGTGAGCATGGCGTTGGGCGGGAAAAACGGCCCTACGTGGGACGCGAAATCGATCCCGTCACGCTCGGGGTGATGCGGGAGGTGAAGCGCGTGTTCGACCCCAAAGGCATCCTGAATCCGGGCAAGATCTTTCCAACCGAGGAAGACATCGCCGTCACGGCAGGCGGCAAGCGACACGCTTGAGCTCGGTGTTCGCGTAACTCGCGGCAAGTTGTTCCACTTTGCTCTGCGTCGTCTCATCCAGCTGGATCAGGGTGATGCTGCTCTTAGGTGGTTGGCGTTCCAGCACGCGCGCAGACTTCACGCCCTTGGCGCGCAATTGGGCGAGATACAGCTCGGCTTCCTCTCGACTGGCGAAAGCGGCGAGGGAAATCGCATGGCGCCACAGCCCCTCGTCTTCCCTGAGCGTGGCATCATCGATGCCCAGCGCGCGCAGTTCTGCCAGTTTCTTTTCTGCTTCGGCCCGCGTCTTCAAGGGAGGAACGTGCACCCAGTAATCCGTCGCCGGGGACAGCACCAACTTGTCCTTGAGGCCCATGTCTTCCAGCGCCGCACGGGCGCGCGCCATAGCCGGCGCATCGAGACCACTCCACTCCAGGCATTGGCCCGCTTCCGCATCCGCATGCGCAGCCGGCGCCGCAACCACCACCGAAGGCGCGATGCGAATCGCCTCCGGGTTTAGCGGCGGGTGCGGCCCGCTCACCGCCGCCTGGGGCCTGAGCAAGAAATAGCCCAAAAGGAGTCCGTTGGCGAAAAGCAGAATGAAGAAGACCACCCTCATAGGAATCCCTCCTCCCGCGCGATGCAAAGCAGACCTTCCAGCACCAGGTTAGGCACGTATCGCACCACGCCCGTGAGGAGCGGCTCAATCGCTGCGCCATCCCCGCCGGTGAGCAGAATCTCCAACGGGGCATCCTGCGCAGCCAGTAACGCGGTCATGCGGTCCACGGTGCCAGCGATCGCGAGCAGGGCGCCGGTATGCATTGCGCTTCCGGTATCGCGCGGGAAGGGCTGGTAGGCGCCTCGCGCTTCGGCAAGGCCGGCGGTATGGGCAGCGAGTGCGCGTTTCATGAGCGCCACGCCGGGCAAAATCACCCCGCCTTGGAACACACCGGTGTGACTCAAAGCATCCACCGTCACCGCAGTGCCGACGCTTACCACCAGCTTGGCACCCGGTCCCATCTGTCGGGCCGCCACCAGCGCACACCAGCGATCCACACCAAGCTGCTCGGGTTGCCGGTAACCATTCGTCACCCCACAGCTCGCCGCTTTCGCCCGCACCCACAACACGGGCCGCCCCCAGGCCGCCACCAGTCGTTCCATGGCTGGACGAAAACGCTCCCCCGCCACGTCCGCGATCACGATGCGGGCCGGCACCGGTCGCGACCAAGCCGCGGCGAAGGCCGCAAAGTCCTCGAGAGGGATGCGCGCTACTTCGCGCCAGACTTCCCCCTCATGCCAGCCAAGCTTGACGAAACTGTTGCCGGCATCGATGGCAAGCAGCATGGGTTCGTCCTCAAGCAGCGGAGGCGATGCTCCGCGCAGGACGCAGGCTGATCTCGCCACTGGCGAACCGCTCCTCGCCTCGCGCAGTGCTCAGCAGCAGCGCCCCATCCTCCGCAACGCCCACCACCCGACCCTCCACCCGGGCACCCGAAGGCAACAGCAAGGCCACCGGCCGCCCTTGGTAGGCGTGGGCTGCCTGCCACTCCTCGCGCAGGGGGCCGAAGCCCCCCACCTCGAAGCAGGACAACACGGCGTCAAGGTGCCGCAGCAGGCAGACCAGCATCTCCGTGCGCGACGGCATGTCCGGCAGCAGCGCCCCCAGATCGGTGACCGCCTGATCGATGCGATCCTTGAGCGGACCCAGCCGCACGTTAATCCCCACGCCGATCACCGCTGCCGTCGGTCCCAGGGCATCCCCCTGCAGCTCGACGAGAATGCCGCCCAGCTTGCGATACCCGTGCACCAGGTCGTTGGGCCATTTGAGGGCCGTGTCGGCCAGACCCAGGGCGAGCATGGCGCGCCTGAGGGCCAATCCCACGGCAAGACTAAGGCCCGACAGTTGGGACACCCCCTGAGGAAAGCGCCACAACAGAGAAAACGTGAGGCTACCACCCAATGCGCTCTCCCAGCGACGACCACGGCGTCCACGCCCCGCCTGTTGCCACTCGGCCACCAGACAGCTGCGATGGGGCGCGCCCTGCGCTGCTTCCGTTGCTAGGGTGGTGTTGGTGGACTCCACCACTTCCTGAACCGAAACGCTGAAGCGGTTCCCAAGTTGTGCCGACAGCGCCTCTGCGTCGATCCAGTCGAGGGGCTGCCCCAGCCGATAGCCGCGGCCACGCACACGATGAATTTCGACCCCGAGGCGCGCCACGGCGCACAGCGCATTGCAGACACTGGCACGCGAAATACCCAACTCTCTGGCAATCGCCTCTCCAGA
This genomic stretch from Thiobacter sp. AK1 harbors:
- a CDS encoding SPOR domain-containing protein, yielding MRVVFFILLFANGLLLGYFLLRPQAAVSGPHPPLNPEAIRIAPSVVVAAPAAHADAEAGQCLEWSGLDAPAMARARAALEDMGLKDKLVLSPATDYWVHVPPLKTRAEAEKKLAELRALGIDDATLREDEGLWRHAISLAAFASREEAELYLAQLRAKGVKSARVLERQPPKSSITLIQLDETTQSKVEQLAASYANTELKRVACRLP
- a CDS encoding type III pantothenate kinase encodes the protein MLLAIDAGNSFVKLGWHEGEVWREVARIPLEDFAAFAAAWSRPVPARIVIADVAGERFRPAMERLVAAWGRPVLWVRAKAASCGVTNGYRQPEQLGVDRWCALVAARQMGPGAKLVVSVGTAVTVDALSHTGVFQGGVILPGVALMKRALAAHTAGLAEARGAYQPFPRDTGSAMHTGALLAIAGTVDRMTALLAAQDAPLEILLTGGDGAAIEPLLTGVVRYVPNLVLEGLLCIAREEGFL
- a CDS encoding biotin--[acetyl-CoA-carboxylase] ligase translates to MLPLTFAVLRRLTHEEFRSGEAIARELGISRASVCNALCAVARLGVEIHRVRGRGYRLGQPLDWIDAEALSAQLGNRFSVSVQEVVESTNTTLATEAAQGAPHRSCLVAEWQQAGRGRRGRRWESALGGSLTFSLLWRFPQGVSQLSGLSLAVGLALRRAMLALGLADTALKWPNDLVHGYRKLGGILVELQGDALGPTAAVIGVGINVRLGPLKDRIDQAVTDLGALLPDMPSRTEMLVCLLRHLDAVLSCFEVGGFGPLREEWQAAHAYQGRPVALLLPSGARVEGRVVGVAEDGALLLSTARGEERFASGEISLRPARSIASAA
- a CDS encoding FAD-binding oxidoreductase; protein product: MLPAAFTARLTRLLDRERFLTSAADCMAYAYDNSRKLGVPEAVAFPYTTEEVRAIVAACHDHGVALTPRGRGTGTAGGSVPENGGLVLSLERMHRILAVDPANRIMVVEPGVLNQQVQDAARVHGFFWPPDPSSAAYCTVGGNLATCAAGPHAVKYGVTRDHVLALTAVTGKGEIIHTGTYTTKGVVGYDLTRLIVGSEGTLAVITEAVLKLTPLPEAVAGVTAHFRDLTACARAITRIMAQPHVPSALEFLDAGALNLIRAHYPGLVPADTHAMLMIEVDGSASEIQTAQAAILAACADPELIQAQPVADTVSLWAARKALSPLLRDIAPKKINEDVAVPVSFLPEFLAGVVALAREHRVANVNFGHAGNGNIHVNLLVNPDDEAELARAMTCLDRIFELVIRLRGTLSGEHGVGREKRPYVGREIDPVTLGVMREVKRVFDPKGILNPGKIFPTEEDIAVTAGGKRHA